gtcaccggtacggaatacagcagcCAAATTGAGAGCCAAAAATAGTAACTGTGGTAGCCGAACTCGTCAGCTATTCAATCAGTCGAAACGTATTGATAGACTACGGCCGCACAGTACGAAAGACGCGAGAAGACTAGTCGTAGATGGAGGATCGGTAGACTACTCAACTGACTCGCCATAGAGCACATTGGTGTTAGTGATAtcatatagggcactgcacgaaagaatctctttctctttcgttctttataaattttgacatttactggccttgttgttttcaaatttctttgcagcgagaaagagacaaagcagaccgtgcagtgccctataatcGTTCAATATAGAATAGAGTAGGTTATCCATAGCAGCGTCTACCACATCCCCtctttttactattttttttagagatttattatttcaaaaataattaaatatattGGTTAGATACATTAAGAATGAAATGTTACTTATCTTTACGGACTGAATCTGACTGCAGGTCTGACTGTGCGCAGCGAACGCCTTGTTGGTTCTGGTGGAGGTGCCACACTCACAGGGCTTTCTAGATGAGATGACTCTGCTAGATGATTAGCTTCTAATAGCTGCCTGGTATGCGAAGCTTTCCCCCGACTCCACAGGTCCCCCGATATCAGCATCCGATGATCCGTTCCATTTCTTAagatgtgaaatatttctatcgaaTTGTTTTCCTGAGCTATTGGACTGCACAGTTACGTTTGAACCATTTCGGCCTAATACTGTAAACTTCTCATTCAGGAAGGGCGTAGCTAACTTATTCGACGGAAGAAGGTTTTTCATGAGAACAGTATCACCTGTAGAGATGTCGTTGGGTTTAGCTCGTCTTCTAGTATCCTCTCTCTCTTTCTGCTGGATCTTTTTAGCCATGTCTTGGTCTCTGAAATCAGTGCTTGGGGGTACTGTTTCAAGGTCATCTACCTGGGGCAATTTGGATCGTAATTTTCTTCCCTGCAGCAGTTCGCTTGGAGCTTTTCCGGTTATGGTATGTGGCGTATTGTTGTACA
The nucleotide sequence above comes from Armigeres subalbatus isolate Guangzhou_Male chromosome 3, GZ_Asu_2, whole genome shotgun sequence. Encoded proteins:
- the LOC134222787 gene encoding uncharacterized protein LOC134222787; this encodes MNRITAQDTIKSLKQMFRTWGPPRTLTLDNAKQFVSTEFKEFCSNNGIHLNHTTPYWPQANGEVERQNRSLLKRMKIAHALHDNWKAELEHYLNLYNNTPHTITGKAPSELLQGRKLRSKLPQVDDLETVPPSTDFRDQDMAKKIQQKEREDTRRRAKPNDISTGDTVLMKNLLPSNKLATPFLNEKFTVLGRNGSNVTVQSNSSGKQFDRNISHLKKWNGSSDADIGGPVESGESFAYQAAIRS